The Candidatus Eremiobacteraceae bacterium DNA window CGTTCAACTGCGCGCGCGCGCCGTTCGACGACGTGCGGGTGCGGCGCGCGTTCGCCTATGCGATCGATTGGAAACGGATCAACGAGGACGCGTATCTCGGGATCGACGAGCCGGGCATGACCGATCAGTCACCCGCGATGTGGTCGTACGATCCGCATGTCCTTCCATATCCGCACGACCCCGTGCGAGCACGTGAGCTGCTCCGCGAAGCGGGCTTTACGCCCGGGCCCGGCGGTACGCTCGTCCGAGGCGGCAAGCCTCTCGACGTCGACATCTCGACCGTCATCGGCAACTCGACCCGCGTGAAGGCGGAGACGCTGATCCAGGCCGATTTGCGCGAGGTCGGCGTCCAAGTCGCCGTGCGGAACTACCCTGCCAACCTGCTCTTCGCGGCGAAAGGCGCGGGCGGAATACTTGCGAACGGCAAATTCGATTTCGCACTGTACGGGTGGTCGTTCAATCCCGATCCCGATGATACCGACACCATGGGGCCGCAATCATTGCCCCCGTACGGAGTGAACTACACGTTCTACCGCGATCCTGACATCGGCCGCTGGGAAGAGCAGGGACGCGAGCAGTACGGGAGAGCGCAGCGGATCCCGTACTACTGGAAGATCCAGGAGCGCATCCACGACGAGGTGCCGTTCCATACGATAAACTGGGCGGCGCCGATCGATGCCGTGAACACCGATCTGCGCAACTTCAAGCCTGCGCCCGCGGTGGCGGATTTCTGGAATTCGTACGAGTGGGAGATATGAGGATGACGTCATGAAAGTGCTCATCGTCGAAGACGATTCACGCCTTGCCGAAGTGGTCCGTCGAGGACTCGTCGAGGGCGGCCACGTCGTCGACGTCGAGATGGACGGCGAGGCGGGAAGCACTGTCGCGCGCGAAGGCGAGTACGACGCGATCGTGCTCGATGTCATGCTGCCGACTCGCGACGGCCTCAGCGTCGCCCGCGATCTCAGGTCGCAAGGCGTCAAGACGCCGATCCTCATGTTGACCGCGAAGGATGCAGTCGACGATCGGGTGACCGGTCTGGACGCCGGCGCGGACGACTACCTCTGCAAGCCGTTCGTCTTCAGAGAGCTCGAAGCGCGGCTACGGTCGATCACGCGGCGAGAGCCGCAGCCGATCCGTCAGAGACTCGAGGTCGGTGACCTCGTCATGGATCTCGCGACGCGACGCGTCCGACGCGGGTCCCGAGAGGTGCATCTGACGGCGCGCGAGACCGCATTCCTCGAATATCTCATGCGCAACGAGGGCCTGCTCATCACGCGCACGATGCTCGAGAACGCGCTGTGGGAGCGCGACCGGACGACCGCTTCAAATCTGATCGAGGTCTACATTAGGCGCTTGCGCGCGAAGCTCGGGGCGAGCGGCGAGCTGCCGCTCATCCACACGGTTCGTGGCGCGGGCTACAGGCTGTCGTCCGCGGCCACCGATGCCGACGAAAGCGATGCGCTTCCTTAGATCCCTCCACGGCCGCCTGACGCTCGCGTATGCGGCCGCGTTGTTCCTGGCGCTCTGCGTTTTCGCGGGCGTGTCCTCGTTCTTCCTGATCCAGCAGTACCAAGCGGCGCTCGACGCTCGCCTGCGCGCGACCGCGACCGCGCTCGGCGCGATCGGACTCGGCGCCGGTCCGACGCTCCACCTCGATGCCGGCGATCTCGTCGAGGTTCAACACATGGTAACACCTCGGCTTGACGGCGCGATCTTCCGGAACGACGGCAGTGTCGTCACGACGACGTCCTCAGGCGTTCCACCATACGTCCGCGACGCCGTCGTGCTCCTGACGACGACGAATTCCGTCCAGACTCTCGACGCGGGCCATGTCCGCGTCGTATTGACGAAGCTCATCTCTGGAGGCCGGCAGATCGGCTCGGTCGCGGTTTGGGCATCGACCGAGCCGCTCGAGGACTTCCGGCGGATCCTCGTCGCTGTCTTCATCGTCGCGATCCCTATCGTCGTCGCCGCCGCGATCTTCAGCGCGGGCTACGTGACGAGACGCGGCTTGCAGCCGTTGCGCGACATAGCCGCGCTCGCCACGAGAATCGAGGCGACGGACCTATCGAGGCGCCTCAACCCGCCGTCGGAGCGCGACGAGCTCGGGTCGCTCAGTGCGACGTTCGATCGCATGCTCGATCGGCTCCAGGGGGCGTTCGAACGGCAGCGGCGTTTCACGGCCGATGCGTCGCACGAACTCCGCGCGCCGTTGTCGGTCATCCGCGCCGAAGCCGACCTCGCGCTGCGACGCAGCCGCGAGCCCGGGGAATACGTCAGCGCGCTCGAGACGATCGCCTCGGAATCCGATCGGCTCGAAGAGCTCATCGACGATCTGCTCGTCGTCGCGCGCGCCGAGGGCGGCCCGCCGCTGGTCGAGACAGCGGTCGACCTCGCGCCGTTCGTCTCGCAAGCGGCGACGCGCCTAGGTGCGGTCGGCGAGGCGAGAGGGGTCAAGGTCGAGTCGTCGGTCTCACCGGAGGCTTTCGTGAAAGGCGATCCTATCGCGCTCGCGAGGGTGCCGCTCGCGCTGCTCCACAACGGCGTCAAGTACGCGCGCGCAGGCGGCTCCGTGCGCGTGTCGTTGACGCACGACGACGGCAAGGTCCGTCTCGTCGTCGAAGACGATGGTCCTGGGTTCACCGCGGACGGTCTGCGACGCGCGACCGATCGTTTTTGGCGCGACGACCTCGGCCGCGGCCGCGACGGTTCGGGCCTGGGGTTGTCGATAGTCCGGGCGATCGTCGAGCAATCCGGCGGCGCGATCGTCCTCGCGAACGCGCCGGGCTCCGGCGCGCAGGTCTCGGTCAGCTTCCCAGCGTTGTAGCGGTCGAGATTTATCGTCGACCGCCGCGGCCTCGCCTAAGTGACACGAATAGGGAGCGG harbors:
- a CDS encoding response regulator transcription factor, coding for MKVLIVEDDSRLAEVVRRGLVEGGHVVDVEMDGEAGSTVAREGEYDAIVLDVMLPTRDGLSVARDLRSQGVKTPILMLTAKDAVDDRVTGLDAGADDYLCKPFVFRELEARLRSITRREPQPIRQRLEVGDLVMDLATRRVRRGSREVHLTARETAFLEYLMRNEGLLITRTMLENALWERDRTTASNLIEVYIRRLRAKLGASGELPLIHTVRGAGYRLSSAATDADESDALP
- a CDS encoding HAMP domain-containing sensor histidine kinase codes for the protein MRFLRSLHGRLTLAYAAALFLALCVFAGVSSFFLIQQYQAALDARLRATATALGAIGLGAGPTLHLDAGDLVEVQHMVTPRLDGAIFRNDGSVVTTTSSGVPPYVRDAVVLLTTTNSVQTLDAGHVRVVLTKLISGGRQIGSVAVWASTEPLEDFRRILVAVFIVAIPIVVAAAIFSAGYVTRRGLQPLRDIAALATRIEATDLSRRLNPPSERDELGSLSATFDRMLDRLQGAFERQRRFTADASHELRAPLSVIRAEADLALRRSREPGEYVSALETIASESDRLEELIDDLLVVARAEGGPPLVETAVDLAPFVSQAATRLGAVGEARGVKVESSVSPEAFVKGDPIALARVPLALLHNGVKYARAGGSVRVSLTHDDGKVRLVVEDDGPGFTADGLRRATDRFWRDDLGRGRDGSGLGLSIVRAIVEQSGGAIVLANAPGSGAQVSVSFPAL